One Arthrobacter sp. FW306-07-I genomic window carries:
- a CDS encoding class I SAM-dependent methyltransferase, with translation MVQKAERVNAPQLSGRSSAARKGRPVGNVTRGTTNPNRMRRLDRWLAGPQAWRLRRAPEPLVVDLGYGATPATAVELHERLAVIRPDVRVCGIEIEPERVRAALPLQRPGLTFHVGGFELPVSGRPVLVRAFNVLRQYEEADVPGIWRLVQERLAPDGLFVDGTCDEIGRRVTWVALDRDRPLSLSISVRFGSFDLPSDVAERLPKALIHRNVPGEPVHAFMQAMDRSWLESAALASFGNRQRWVGMCRSLRAAGWPVQDGPARWRLGELTVDWEAVMPLHHAVSR, from the coding sequence GTGGTTCAAAAGGCTGAGCGGGTCAATGCCCCGCAACTTTCCGGCAGGTCCTCCGCCGCCAGGAAGGGGCGGCCGGTGGGCAACGTCACCCGCGGCACCACCAACCCCAACCGGATGCGCCGGCTGGACCGCTGGCTGGCAGGACCGCAGGCGTGGCGGCTGAGGAGGGCACCCGAGCCGCTCGTGGTGGACCTGGGCTATGGCGCAACGCCGGCCACCGCCGTCGAACTTCATGAAAGGCTCGCCGTGATCCGGCCCGACGTACGCGTCTGCGGGATCGAGATCGAGCCGGAGCGCGTCCGGGCGGCGCTTCCGCTGCAGCGTCCCGGACTGACGTTCCACGTCGGCGGCTTTGAGCTGCCTGTTTCCGGTCGCCCTGTCCTGGTCCGGGCCTTCAACGTCCTGCGGCAGTACGAGGAAGCTGACGTCCCGGGCATTTGGCGGCTGGTGCAGGAACGATTGGCTCCGGACGGCCTGTTCGTCGACGGCACGTGTGACGAGATTGGGCGGCGCGTGACGTGGGTGGCTCTGGACCGGGACCGGCCCCTGTCCCTCAGCATCTCGGTCCGCTTTGGGAGCTTCGACCTGCCATCCGACGTGGCCGAGCGGCTGCCCAAAGCCCTGATCCACCGCAACGTCCCCGGTGAACCGGTGCACGCTTTCATGCAGGCAATGGACCGGTCGTGGCTTGAGAGCGCGGCGCTGGCCTCATTTGGTAACCGGCAGCGCTGGGTAGGCATGTGCCGGAGCCTGCGCGCAGCGGGCTGGCCGGTCCAGGACGGGCCGGCCAGGTGGCGGCTGGGTGAGCTGACGGTGGATTGGGAGGCAGTGATGCCCTTACATCATGCGGTCAGCCGTTGA
- a CDS encoding phosphoglyceromutase: MTYKLILLRHGHSEWNAKNLFTGWVDVDLNDQGRAEAARGGELLVENNILPDILYTSLLKRAINTANIALDKADRGWIPVKRDWRLNERHYGALQGKDKAQTLAEFGEDQFMEWRRSYDTPPPPLSDDSEFSQAHDPRYADLGDALPRTECLKDVLVRLLPYWESDIKEDLKAGKTVLVTAHGNSLRALVKHLDGISDEAIAGLNIPTGIPLVYELDENFQPIKPGGTYLDPEAAEQAILAVANQGKK, translated from the coding sequence ATGACTTACAAGCTGATTCTGCTGCGCCACGGCCACAGCGAATGGAACGCCAAGAACCTGTTCACCGGCTGGGTGGACGTTGACCTGAACGACCAGGGCCGTGCGGAAGCAGCGCGCGGAGGTGAGCTGCTGGTGGAGAACAACATCCTCCCTGACATCCTCTACACCTCCCTGCTGAAGCGGGCCATCAACACGGCCAACATCGCACTGGACAAGGCCGACCGCGGCTGGATCCCCGTCAAGCGCGACTGGCGCCTGAACGAACGCCACTATGGCGCGCTGCAGGGCAAGGACAAAGCCCAGACCCTGGCCGAGTTCGGTGAAGATCAGTTCATGGAATGGCGCCGCTCCTACGACACCCCGCCGCCGCCCCTGTCCGATGACTCCGAGTTCTCGCAGGCCCACGATCCCCGCTACGCGGACCTGGGCGACGCCCTCCCGCGCACCGAGTGCCTGAAAGACGTCCTGGTGCGGCTCCTGCCCTACTGGGAATCGGACATCAAGGAAGACCTCAAGGCCGGGAAGACCGTCCTGGTCACCGCGCACGGCAACTCGCTGCGCGCACTGGTCAAGCACCTGGACGGCATCAGCGATGAGGCCATCGCCGGGCTGAACATCCCCACGGGCATCCCGCTGGTGTACGAACTGGACGAAAACTTCCAGCCGATCAAGCCCGGCGGCACCTACCTCGATCCCGAGGCCGCCGAGCAGGCCATCCTGGCCGTCGCCAACCAGGGCAAAAAGTAA
- a CDS encoding sensor histidine kinase codes for MLIGLVAGLIGLALGTFGVLAYRVSEKQRELLDVEPEEPALPAGAAEVLAVVGRAFVVLDDVDGVVRASPAAYAYGLVRGHTVVHKELLDMTAGVRRDGVILEKQLELPRGPLGQGTIIVQVRAAMLGEEYILLLADDRTEITRTEEIRNDFVANVSHELKTPVGAISLLAEALESSADDEEAVRRFAKRMHKESARLAALVQDIIELSRLQGASVIQQGGPVDINSVIAEAVDRSQLPAESKNISIVVGGRTNGKVFGDQDLLVTALRNLIDNAIRYSPPNTRVGIGGRSREGLVSISVTDQGEGLSPEEQERVFERFYRVDAARSRQTGGTGLGLSIVKHVASNHGGEVTLWSQPGQGSTFTLRLPEMEGQEGDGGPSVPGAPAVLPAQVRETPGQPTLTQVPRAAGAPEPGATEQGANA; via the coding sequence ATGCTCATTGGTCTGGTCGCCGGCCTTATCGGCCTGGCGCTTGGCACGTTCGGCGTGCTTGCCTACCGGGTCAGCGAGAAGCAGCGTGAGCTGCTGGACGTCGAACCCGAGGAGCCTGCGCTGCCGGCCGGTGCAGCGGAGGTGCTTGCCGTCGTCGGACGTGCCTTTGTGGTGCTGGACGACGTGGATGGTGTGGTCCGTGCCAGCCCTGCAGCCTACGCCTACGGCCTGGTCCGAGGGCATACTGTGGTCCACAAGGAACTCCTGGACATGACGGCAGGGGTCCGGCGGGACGGCGTCATCCTGGAAAAGCAACTGGAGCTTCCGCGGGGACCGCTGGGGCAGGGGACCATCATCGTCCAGGTCCGGGCAGCCATGCTGGGTGAGGAATACATCCTCCTCCTCGCTGATGACCGCACTGAGATCACCCGGACCGAAGAGATCCGCAACGACTTCGTCGCCAACGTGTCGCACGAACTGAAAACCCCGGTGGGCGCCATCTCGCTGCTGGCCGAGGCACTCGAATCCTCCGCCGATGACGAGGAAGCCGTCCGGCGCTTCGCCAAGCGCATGCACAAGGAATCGGCCAGGCTGGCCGCCCTGGTCCAGGACATCATCGAACTTTCCCGTCTGCAGGGCGCCAGCGTGATCCAGCAGGGCGGACCCGTGGACATTAACTCGGTTATTGCCGAGGCCGTGGATCGGTCACAGCTTCCCGCGGAGAGCAAGAACATCAGCATCGTGGTGGGAGGACGAACCAACGGTAAGGTGTTCGGCGACCAGGACCTCCTGGTAACGGCCCTGCGGAACCTCATTGACAACGCCATCCGCTATTCACCCCCCAACACGCGGGTCGGCATCGGCGGGCGTTCCAGGGAAGGCCTGGTCTCGATTTCCGTGACCGACCAGGGGGAGGGGCTCAGCCCCGAGGAGCAGGAGCGCGTCTTCGAGCGCTTCTACCGGGTGGACGCGGCACGGTCGCGCCAGACCGGCGGCACAGGCCTGGGCCTGAGCATCGTCAAGCACGTGGCCTCCAACCACGGCGGTGAAGTGACGCTGTGGTCCCAGCCCGGGCAGGGATCCACCTTTACCCTCCGGCTGCCCGAAATGGAAGGGCAGGAGGGCGACGGCGGTCCTTCAGTTCCGGGAGCGCCGGCAGTGTTGCCGGCGCAGGTGCGGGAGACACCCGGGCAACCAACTCTGACCCAAGTACCCCGCGCCGCCGGCGCACCAGAACCGGGCGCTACAGAACAAGGAGCCAACGCTTGA
- a CDS encoding CarD family transcriptional regulator: protein MVFEVGETVVYPHHGAAKIEEIKMRTIKGEEKMYLKLKVAQGDLTIEVPAENVDLVGVRDVVGKEGLEHVFDVLRAEFTEEPTNWSRRYKANLEKLASGDVIKVAEVVRDLWRRDHDRGLSAGEKRMLAKARQILISELALAEKTDEEKAASVLDEVLAS from the coding sequence ATGGTATTTGAGGTCGGCGAGACAGTAGTTTACCCTCACCACGGTGCTGCGAAGATTGAAGAAATCAAGATGCGCACCATCAAGGGCGAAGAGAAGATGTATCTCAAGCTCAAGGTGGCCCAGGGTGATCTGACCATTGAAGTTCCAGCAGAGAACGTTGACCTTGTTGGGGTCCGGGACGTAGTGGGCAAGGAAGGCCTGGAGCACGTGTTCGATGTGCTCCGCGCCGAGTTCACCGAGGAGCCCACCAACTGGTCACGCAGGTACAAGGCAAACCTGGAGAAGCTTGCTTCCGGTGACGTCATCAAGGTGGCAGAGGTTGTTCGCGACCTGTGGCGCCGGGATCATGACCGGGGCCTTTCCGCAGGCGAGAAGCGAATGCTGGCCAAGGCCCGCCAGATTCTGATTTCAGAACTGGCGCTGGCTGAAAAGACCGACGAGGAGAAGGCTGCAAGCGTTCTCGACGAGGTCCTGGCTTCCTAA
- the phoU gene encoding phosphate signaling complex protein PhoU: MRKVFQEELTQVGDQLVEISRLVSEAMAKATTSFQVADVDLAQDVIAADARIDFLQNSLDERAIDILALQGPVASDLRMIVGSLRMSASLERMGDLARHIAQLARLRYPSTVIPESMTDTFNRMAELDQEIADKLTVLLESRDLEVARDILKANTAINDLHLSVFKAIAAPDWSGSPATTVDVALASRYFERFADHGVSVAQKVTYLVTGAWQPNATEHS; the protein is encoded by the coding sequence GTGCGTAAGGTTTTTCAGGAAGAGCTCACCCAGGTCGGTGACCAGCTGGTGGAGATTTCCCGGCTGGTCAGCGAAGCGATGGCCAAGGCCACTACCTCCTTCCAGGTAGCGGACGTGGACCTCGCCCAGGACGTCATCGCAGCGGATGCGCGCATTGACTTCCTGCAGAACAGCCTGGATGAGCGGGCAATCGACATTCTGGCGCTGCAGGGTCCAGTCGCCAGCGACCTGCGCATGATCGTAGGTTCCCTCCGGATGAGCGCCTCCCTCGAGCGCATGGGCGACCTGGCCCGCCACATCGCCCAGCTGGCCCGCCTCCGGTACCCCTCCACGGTTATTCCGGAATCCATGACGGACACGTTCAACCGAATGGCCGAACTGGACCAGGAAATCGCTGACAAGCTGACCGTCCTCCTGGAGAGCCGTGACCTTGAGGTGGCCCGGGACATCCTCAAGGCCAACACCGCCATCAACGATTTGCACTTGAGCGTCTTCAAGGCCATCGCGGCACCCGATTGGTCAGGCTCCCCCGCCACCACCGTGGACGTGGCCCTGGCCAGCCGTTACTTTGAGCGGTTCGCTGACCACGGAGTTTCCGTTGCCCAGAAGGTGACCTACCTGGTCACGGGCGCCTGGCAGCCGAACGCCACCGAGCACAGCTAA
- a CDS encoding response regulator transcription factor, with protein MSRILIVEDEESFSDPLSYLLGKEGFEVEVVDNGLDAITEFDRNGADLVLLDLQLPGLSGTEVCRQLRQRSSVPVIMLTAKDSEIDKVVGLELGADDYVTKPYSSRELVARVRAVLRRQGEPEELISSTVQAGPVRMDIERHVVSVGGEQVLLPLKEFELLEMLLRNSGRVLTRGQLIDRVWGSDYVGDTKTLDVHVKRLRGKIEPDPSAPRYLVTVRGLGYKFEP; from the coding sequence TTGAGCAGGATTTTGATTGTGGAGGATGAGGAATCGTTCAGCGATCCCTTGTCCTATTTGCTGGGTAAAGAAGGGTTCGAGGTGGAGGTGGTGGACAACGGACTGGACGCCATCACCGAATTCGACCGCAACGGCGCAGACCTGGTGCTGCTCGACCTGCAGCTTCCGGGCCTCTCCGGCACCGAGGTGTGCCGCCAGCTGCGACAGCGCTCCAGCGTCCCCGTGATTATGCTGACCGCAAAGGACTCCGAGATCGACAAGGTAGTGGGCCTGGAGCTTGGCGCGGATGACTACGTGACCAAGCCGTACTCGTCCCGCGAACTGGTGGCCCGGGTCAGGGCCGTGCTGCGGCGCCAGGGTGAGCCGGAAGAGCTGATCTCGTCCACGGTCCAGGCCGGACCTGTCCGCATGGATATCGAGCGGCATGTGGTGAGCGTGGGGGGCGAGCAGGTCCTGCTTCCGCTGAAGGAATTCGAACTCCTGGAGATGCTCCTGCGCAACTCGGGCAGGGTGCTGACCCGGGGCCAGTTGATCGACCGCGTGTGGGGCTCCGACTATGTGGGCGACACCAAGACCCTGGATGTCCACGTGAAGCGGCTCCGCGGCAAGATCGAGCCCGATCCCTCCGCCCCGCGCTACCTGGTGACTGTCCGCGGCCTCGGTTATAAGTTCGAACCCTAA